The Phalacrocorax carbo chromosome 28, bPhaCar2.1, whole genome shotgun sequence genome has a window encoding:
- the KIRREL1 gene encoding kin of IRRE-like protein 1 — translation MRILLLCLLTLADTRGQVAQTRFVEEPEDRTVVAGQKIVLSCVVLNYSGIVQWTKDGLALGMGQGLKAWPRYHIVGTADSGQYNLEITDAELSDDAVYECQATEAALRSRRAKLTVLIPPEDPTIDGAPEILLRAGTPYNLTCRARSAKPAATIVWYRDGLQQDGAVTSTEVLADGKRETTTSQLAINPTDLDIGRVFSCRSTNDAIPAGKETFVKLNVHHPPTVTLSIQPQTVQEGERVVFTCMATANPEIKGYRWAKGGVIIEDAKENKYDTQVDYTFFTEPVSCEVHNDIGSTNVSTLVDVHFAPRIVVDPKPTVTDIGSDVTLTCVWSGNPPLTLTWTKKESNMVLSNSNQLYLKSVTQADAGQYVCKAIVPRIGVGEREVTLFVNGPPIISSEAVQYAVRGDRGKVECFIGSTPPPDRIAWAWKENILEAGTLERYTVERTNTGSGVLSTLTINNVMDADFQTRYNCTAWNSFGPGTAIIQLEEKEVLPVGIIAGATIGASILVISVLVALACFLYRRRKGSRKDVTLRKLDIKVETVNREPLTLHADREEDTASVSTATRVMKAIYSSFKDDVDLKQDLRCDTIDTREEYELKDPTNGYYNVRAHEDRPSSRTVLYGDYRNPGPARYDTRPPSRLSHSSGYAQLNTYSRGPTSDYNAEAAPGPGPPPGTAGGETASQLSYENYGGHAAFPAGAGYATYRLGYGQAPSLDRAPYDAYDPMGKYASATRFSYTSQHSDYGQRFQQRMQTHV, via the exons TGGCGCAGACGCGGTTCGTGGAGGAGCCAGAGGACCGGACGGTGGTGGCCGGCCAGAAGATCGTCCTCTCCTGCGTGGTGCTCAATTACTCCGGGATCGTGCAATGGACCAAAGATGGCCTCgccctggggatggggcaggggctcAAAG CCTGGCCACGCTACCACATCGTGGGCACGGCCGACTCGGGCCAGTACAACCTGGAGATCACCGACGCCGAGCTCTCCGATGACGCCGTGTACGAGTGCCAGGCCACCGAGGCAGCGCTGCGGTCCCGCCGGGCCAAGCTCACCGTGCTGA TCCCCCCCGAGGACCCCACCATCGACGGAGCCCCCGAGATCCTGCTGCGCGCGGGGACGCCCTACAACCTGACGTGCCGGGCACGCAGCGCCAAGCCGGCGGCCACCATCGTCTGGTACCGCGATGGGCTCCAGCAGGACGGAGCCGTCACCAGCACG GAGGTGTTGGCCGACGGCAAGCGGGAGACAACCACCAGCCAGCTCGCCATCAACCCAACCGACCTCGACATCGGGCGGGTGTTCTCCTGCCGCAGCACCAACGATGCCATCCCGGCGGGCAAGGAGACCTTTGTCAAGCTCAACGTTCACC ATCCCCCGACTGTCACCCTGTCCATCCAGCCCCAGACGGTGCAGGAGGGCGAGAGGGTCGTGTTCACCTGCATGGCGACCGCCAACCCCGAGATCAAAGGCTACAG GTGGGCCAAAGGGGGGGTGATCATCGAGGACGCCAAGGAGAACAAGTACGACACGCAGGTGGATTACACCTTCTTCACGGAGCCCGTCTCCTGCGAGGTGCACAACGACATCGGCAGCACCAACGTCAGCACACTGGTGGACGTGCACT TTGCCCCTCGGATCGTGGTGGACCCCAAACCCACCGTCACGGACATCGGCTCCGACGTGACGCTGACGTGCGTGTGGTCCGGCAACCCACCGCTCACCCTCACCTGGACCAAAAAGGAGTCCAACATG GTCCTGAGCAACAGCAACCAGCTGTACCTGAAGTCCGTCACGCAAGCCGACGCGGGGCAGTACGTCTGCAAAGCCATCGTCCCCCGCATCGGCGTGGGCGAGCGCGAGGTCACCCTCTTCGTCAACG GACCCCCCATCATCTCGAGCGAGGCCGTGCAGTACGCGGTGCGCGGGGACCGCGGCAAGGTGGAGTGTTTCATCGGCAGCACGCCGCCCCCGGACCGCATC GCGTGGGCCTGGAAGGAGAACATTTTGGAGGCAGGGACGCTGGAGCGGTACACGGTGGAGCGGACGAACACGGGCAGCGGCGTCCTCTCCACCCTCACCATCAACAACGTCATGGACGCCGACTTCCAGACGCGCTACAACTGCACGGCCTGGAACAGCTTCGGGCCGGGAACCGCCATCATccagctggaggagaaag AGGTCTTGCCCGTGGGCATCATCGCCGGTGCCACCATCGGGGCCAGCATCCTCGTCATCAGCGTCCTCGTCGCGCTCGCCTGCTTCCTCTACCGGCGCCGGAAAGGAA GCCGCAAGGACGTCACCCTGCGCAAGCTGGACATCAAGGTGGAGACGGTGAACAGGGAGCCCCTGACGCTGCACGCGGACCGTGAGGAGGACACGGCCAGTGTCTCCACGGCCACCCGTGTCATGAAGGCCATCTACTCG TCGTTCAAGGACGACGTGGACTTGAAGCAGGACCTTCGCTGCGACACCATCGACACCCGCGAGGAGTACGAGCTCAAG GACCCCACCAACGGCTACTACAACGTCCGCGCCCACGAGGACCGCCCGTCCTCCCGCACCGTCCTCTACGGCGACTACCGCAACCCCGGCCCGGCTCGCTACGACAcccgcccgccctcccgccTCTCCCACTCCAGCGGTTACGCTCAGCTCAACACCTACAGCCGCGGCCCCACGTCCGACTACAACGCCGAGGCGGCGCCGGGTCCCGGACCCCCACCCGGCACGGCGGGCGGCGAGACGGCAAGTCAGCTCTCCTACGAGAACTACGGGGGTCACGCCGCCTTCCCGGCCGGCGCCGGTTATGCCACCTATCGTTTGGGGTACGGCCAAGCCCCCAGCCTGGACCGGGCACCCTACGACGCCTACGACCCCATGGGCAAGTACGCCAGCGCCACCCGCTTCTCCTACACCTCCCAGCACTCGGACTACGGGCAGCGCTTCCAGCAGCGGATGCAGACGCACGTCTag
- the LOC135318005 gene encoding SLAM family member 9-like isoform X2, with amino-acid sequence MEGELARSKARLPSLLLTLLGLGPGILAEARFKADNEVLQMLAGNSSQTLLERCSELLFGQARVQPQQVNGVLGGSVLLSPALPPNKTVKEIEWSFSSGAGTTIQVAEFGPGGSFERPDPKDRFKDRLEMFNETALKIRALERGDSGVYGARIKLHPALVEDQSFSLSVYESVPSPRTRSQLLASTLEWCNLTLQCQGAGKGAVNITWKRDSVIWDLTSDRHQLSPDGTTLRLTLPPTAANVTYACTVSNPADQKVVHFDLKAICQSGGGQSSFSKSGYIVLTLILVVVSLGGAFWCWRMNSEKAADPAATPTVPAEESPSDPQYTEIVRRSPPEGNDQGLSHPENNPEQSPPQKAPVTTIYEQIRRAPEDTAEEVT; translated from the exons ATGGAGGGGGAATTGGCCAGGAGCAAAGCCCGGCTGCCCTCGCTGCTCCTGACGTTGCTCGGCCTCGGGCCAG GCATCTTGGCAGAGGCCCGTTTTAAGGCGGACAATGAGGTTTTGCAGATGCTGGCTGGGAACTCCTCCCAGACTCTGTTGGAGCGTTGTTCTG AGCTCCTCTTCGGCCAAGCCCGGGTGCAGCCCCAGCAGGTGAACGGCGTCCTGGGGGGGTCCGTGCTGCTCTCCCCGGCTCTGCCCCCCAACAAGACGGTGAAGGAGATCGAGTGGAGCTTTTCATCCGGCGCCGGCACCACCATTCAAGTGGCAGAGTTCGGTCCCGGCGGCAGCTTCGAGCGCCCAGACCCCAAGGACCGGTTCAAGGACCGGCTGGAGATGTTCAACGAGACGGCGCTGAAGATCAGGGCCCTGGAGCGGGGCGACAGCGGGGTCTACGGGGCTCGGATTAAACTGCACCCGGCGCTGGTGGAGGATCAGTCCTTCAGCCTCTCCGTCTACG AGTCGGTGCCGAGCCCCCGGACCCGCAGCCAGCTCCTGGCCAGCACGCTGGAGTGGTGCAACCTGACGCTGCAGTGCCAGGGTGCCGGCAAAGGCGCCGTCAACATCACCTGGAAAAGGGACAGCGTCATCTGGGACCTGACCTCCGACCGCCACCAGCTCTCCCCAGACGGGACCACCCTACGGCTGACCCTGCCGCCCACCGCCGCCAACGTCACCTACGCCTGCACGGTCAGCAACCCCGCCGACCAGAAGGTCGTCCACTTCGACCTGAAAGCCATCTGCCAAAGCGGAG GGGGACAGTCGTCCTTCTCGAAGTCAGGGTACATCGTCCTGACCCTCATCCTGGTCGTGGTGAGCTTGGGGGGAGCCTTCTGGTGCTGGCGGATGAATAGCGAGAAGGCGGCAGATCCAG CTGCCACCCCCACGGTGCCCGCCGAGGAGAGCCCCTCCGACCCCCAGTACACCGAGATCGTGCGTCGGAGCCCCCCGGAAGGTAATGACCAG GGCCTCAGTCACCCTGAAAACAACCCGGAGCAGAGCCCGCCGCAGAAAGCACCGGTCACCACCATCTACGAGCAGATCCGCCGGGCGCCAGAGGACACGGCCGAGGAGGTGACATAG
- the LOC135318005 gene encoding SLAM family member 9-like isoform X4 produces MLAGNSSQTLLERCSELLFGQARVQPQQVNGVLGGSVLLSPALPPNKTVKEIEWSFSSGAGTTIQVAEFGPGGSFERPDPKDRFKDRLEMFNETALKIRALERGDSGVYGARIKLHPALVEDQSFSLSVYESVPSPRTRSQLLASTLEWCNLTLQCQGAGKGAVNITWKRDSVIWDLTSDRHQLSPDGTTLRLTLPPTAANVTYACTVSNPADQKVVHFDLKAICQSGGGQSSFSKSGYIVLTLILVVVSLGGAFWCWRMNSEKAADPAATPTVPAEESPSDPQYTEIVRRSPPEGNDQGLSHPENNPEQSPPQKAPVTTIYEQIRRAPEDTAEEAPAEPEHRDFPEGL; encoded by the exons ATGCTGGCTGGGAACTCCTCCCAGACTCTGTTGGAGCGTTGTTCTG AGCTCCTCTTCGGCCAAGCCCGGGTGCAGCCCCAGCAGGTGAACGGCGTCCTGGGGGGGTCCGTGCTGCTCTCCCCGGCTCTGCCCCCCAACAAGACGGTGAAGGAGATCGAGTGGAGCTTTTCATCCGGCGCCGGCACCACCATTCAAGTGGCAGAGTTCGGTCCCGGCGGCAGCTTCGAGCGCCCAGACCCCAAGGACCGGTTCAAGGACCGGCTGGAGATGTTCAACGAGACGGCGCTGAAGATCAGGGCCCTGGAGCGGGGCGACAGCGGGGTCTACGGGGCTCGGATTAAACTGCACCCGGCGCTGGTGGAGGATCAGTCCTTCAGCCTCTCCGTCTACG AGTCGGTGCCGAGCCCCCGGACCCGCAGCCAGCTCCTGGCCAGCACGCTGGAGTGGTGCAACCTGACGCTGCAGTGCCAGGGTGCCGGCAAAGGCGCCGTCAACATCACCTGGAAAAGGGACAGCGTCATCTGGGACCTGACCTCCGACCGCCACCAGCTCTCCCCAGACGGGACCACCCTACGGCTGACCCTGCCGCCCACCGCCGCCAACGTCACCTACGCCTGCACGGTCAGCAACCCCGCCGACCAGAAGGTCGTCCACTTCGACCTGAAAGCCATCTGCCAAAGCGGAG GGGGACAGTCGTCCTTCTCGAAGTCAGGGTACATCGTCCTGACCCTCATCCTGGTCGTGGTGAGCTTGGGGGGAGCCTTCTGGTGCTGGCGGATGAATAGCGAGAAGGCGGCAGATCCAG CTGCCACCCCCACGGTGCCCGCCGAGGAGAGCCCCTCCGACCCCCAGTACACCGAGATCGTGCGTCGGAGCCCCCCGGAAGGTAATGACCAG GGCCTCAGTCACCCTGAAAACAACCCGGAGCAGAGCCCGCCGCAGAAAGCACCGGTCACCACCATCTACGAGCAGATCCGCCGGGCGCCAGAGGACACGGCCGAGGAG GCACCCGCAGAGCCGGAGCATCGGGATTTCCCGGAAGGGCTGTAA
- the LOC135318005 gene encoding SLAM family member 9-like isoform X5 gives MEGELARSKARLPSLLLTLLGLGPGILAEARFKADNEVLQMLAGNSSQTLLERCSELLFGQARVQPQQVNGVLGGSVLLSPALPPNKTVKEIEWSFSSGAGTTIQVAEFGPGGSFERPDPKDRFKDRLEMFNETALKIRALERGDSGVYGARIKLHPALVEDQSFSLSVYESVPSPRTRSQLLASTLEWCNLTLQCQGAGKGAVNITWKRDSVIWDLTSDRHQLSPDGTTLRLTLPPTAANVTYACTVSNPADQKVVHFDLKAICQSGGGQSSFSKSGYIVLTLILVVVSLGGAFWCWRMNSEKAADPAATPTVPAEESPSDPQYTEIVRRSPPEGPQSP, from the exons ATGGAGGGGGAATTGGCCAGGAGCAAAGCCCGGCTGCCCTCGCTGCTCCTGACGTTGCTCGGCCTCGGGCCAG GCATCTTGGCAGAGGCCCGTTTTAAGGCGGACAATGAGGTTTTGCAGATGCTGGCTGGGAACTCCTCCCAGACTCTGTTGGAGCGTTGTTCTG AGCTCCTCTTCGGCCAAGCCCGGGTGCAGCCCCAGCAGGTGAACGGCGTCCTGGGGGGGTCCGTGCTGCTCTCCCCGGCTCTGCCCCCCAACAAGACGGTGAAGGAGATCGAGTGGAGCTTTTCATCCGGCGCCGGCACCACCATTCAAGTGGCAGAGTTCGGTCCCGGCGGCAGCTTCGAGCGCCCAGACCCCAAGGACCGGTTCAAGGACCGGCTGGAGATGTTCAACGAGACGGCGCTGAAGATCAGGGCCCTGGAGCGGGGCGACAGCGGGGTCTACGGGGCTCGGATTAAACTGCACCCGGCGCTGGTGGAGGATCAGTCCTTCAGCCTCTCCGTCTACG AGTCGGTGCCGAGCCCCCGGACCCGCAGCCAGCTCCTGGCCAGCACGCTGGAGTGGTGCAACCTGACGCTGCAGTGCCAGGGTGCCGGCAAAGGCGCCGTCAACATCACCTGGAAAAGGGACAGCGTCATCTGGGACCTGACCTCCGACCGCCACCAGCTCTCCCCAGACGGGACCACCCTACGGCTGACCCTGCCGCCCACCGCCGCCAACGTCACCTACGCCTGCACGGTCAGCAACCCCGCCGACCAGAAGGTCGTCCACTTCGACCTGAAAGCCATCTGCCAAAGCGGAG GGGGACAGTCGTCCTTCTCGAAGTCAGGGTACATCGTCCTGACCCTCATCCTGGTCGTGGTGAGCTTGGGGGGAGCCTTCTGGTGCTGGCGGATGAATAGCGAGAAGGCGGCAGATCCAG CTGCCACCCCCACGGTGCCCGCCGAGGAGAGCCCCTCCGACCCCCAGTACACCGAGATCGTGCGTCGGAGCCCCCCGGAAG GGCCTCAGTCACCCTGA
- the LOC135318005 gene encoding SLAM family member 9-like isoform X1 produces MEGELARSKARLPSLLLTLLGLGPGILAEARFKADNEVLQMLAGNSSQTLLERCSELLFGQARVQPQQVNGVLGGSVLLSPALPPNKTVKEIEWSFSSGAGTTIQVAEFGPGGSFERPDPKDRFKDRLEMFNETALKIRALERGDSGVYGARIKLHPALVEDQSFSLSVYESVPSPRTRSQLLASTLEWCNLTLQCQGAGKGAVNITWKRDSVIWDLTSDRHQLSPDGTTLRLTLPPTAANVTYACTVSNPADQKVVHFDLKAICQSGGGQSSFSKSGYIVLTLILVVVSLGGAFWCWRMNSEKAADPAATPTVPAEESPSDPQYTEIVRRSPPEGNDQGLSHPENNPEQSPPQKAPVTTIYEQIRRAPEDTAEEAPAEPEHRDFPEGL; encoded by the exons ATGGAGGGGGAATTGGCCAGGAGCAAAGCCCGGCTGCCCTCGCTGCTCCTGACGTTGCTCGGCCTCGGGCCAG GCATCTTGGCAGAGGCCCGTTTTAAGGCGGACAATGAGGTTTTGCAGATGCTGGCTGGGAACTCCTCCCAGACTCTGTTGGAGCGTTGTTCTG AGCTCCTCTTCGGCCAAGCCCGGGTGCAGCCCCAGCAGGTGAACGGCGTCCTGGGGGGGTCCGTGCTGCTCTCCCCGGCTCTGCCCCCCAACAAGACGGTGAAGGAGATCGAGTGGAGCTTTTCATCCGGCGCCGGCACCACCATTCAAGTGGCAGAGTTCGGTCCCGGCGGCAGCTTCGAGCGCCCAGACCCCAAGGACCGGTTCAAGGACCGGCTGGAGATGTTCAACGAGACGGCGCTGAAGATCAGGGCCCTGGAGCGGGGCGACAGCGGGGTCTACGGGGCTCGGATTAAACTGCACCCGGCGCTGGTGGAGGATCAGTCCTTCAGCCTCTCCGTCTACG AGTCGGTGCCGAGCCCCCGGACCCGCAGCCAGCTCCTGGCCAGCACGCTGGAGTGGTGCAACCTGACGCTGCAGTGCCAGGGTGCCGGCAAAGGCGCCGTCAACATCACCTGGAAAAGGGACAGCGTCATCTGGGACCTGACCTCCGACCGCCACCAGCTCTCCCCAGACGGGACCACCCTACGGCTGACCCTGCCGCCCACCGCCGCCAACGTCACCTACGCCTGCACGGTCAGCAACCCCGCCGACCAGAAGGTCGTCCACTTCGACCTGAAAGCCATCTGCCAAAGCGGAG GGGGACAGTCGTCCTTCTCGAAGTCAGGGTACATCGTCCTGACCCTCATCCTGGTCGTGGTGAGCTTGGGGGGAGCCTTCTGGTGCTGGCGGATGAATAGCGAGAAGGCGGCAGATCCAG CTGCCACCCCCACGGTGCCCGCCGAGGAGAGCCCCTCCGACCCCCAGTACACCGAGATCGTGCGTCGGAGCCCCCCGGAAGGTAATGACCAG GGCCTCAGTCACCCTGAAAACAACCCGGAGCAGAGCCCGCCGCAGAAAGCACCGGTCACCACCATCTACGAGCAGATCCGCCGGGCGCCAGAGGACACGGCCGAGGAG GCACCCGCAGAGCCGGAGCATCGGGATTTCCCGGAAGGGCTGTAA
- the LOC135318109 gene encoding SLAM family member 8-like encodes MEQRVPGTFLNFSSAPCFIDARILQAWPQPQQVNGVLGGSVLLSPALPPGRTVKEIEWSFSSSAGTTIQVAEFGPGGFKRPDPKDRFKDRLEMFNETALKIRALERGDSGVYGARIKLHPALVEDQSFNLSVSEPLPDPEIQSWLLSKNLTWCHLMLQCHVPSGSRGTVAWMKPRGEPGGIRVHPLCSGVLQVEVQPSSPNTTLTCRAWSALEERSRSIDLASVCWSGGDGVRPGCWTAAAAALLLAAYAATLELPKVPARHHP; translated from the exons ATGGAGCAACGGGTTCCTGGGACCTTCCTTAACTTCTCTTCTGCACCCTGTTTTATTGATGCTCGAATACTCCAAGCCtggccacagccccagcaggtGAACGGCGTCCTGGGGGGGTCCGTGCTGCTCTCCCCGGCTCTGCCCCCCGGCAGGACAGTGAAGGAGATCGAGTGGAGCTTTTCATCCAGCGCCGGCACCACCATTCAAGTGGCAGAGTTCGGTCCCGGCGGCTTCAAGCGCCCAGACCCCAAGGACCGGTTCAAGGACCGGCTGGAGATGTTCAACGAGACGGCGCTGAAGATCAGGGCCCTGGAGCGGGGCGACAGCGGGGTCTACGGGGCTCGGATTAAACTGCACCCGGCGCTGGTGGAGGATCAGTCCTTCAACCTCTCTGTCTCCG AGCCGCTGCCGGACCCCGAAATCCAGAGCTGGCTGCTTTCGAAGAACCTCACGTGGTGCCACCTCATGCTGCAGTGCCACGTACCCAGCGGGTCCAGAGGCACCGTTGCCTGGATGAAACCCCGGGGGGAACCAGGGGGTATCAGGGTGCATCCCCTCTGCAGCGGGGTGCTCCAGGTTgaggtgcagcccagctcccccaaCACCACCCTCACCTGCAGGGCCTGGAGTGCCCTGGAGGAGAGGAGCCGATCCATAGACCTGGCCAGCGTGTGCTGGAGTGGAG GGGACGGCGTCAGGCCCGGCTGCTGGACCGCGGCGGCTGCAGCGCTGCTCCTGGCAGCCTATGCTGCCACGCTGGAGTTGCCCAAAGTCCCCGCACGGCACCATCCCTGA
- the LOC135318005 gene encoding SLAM family member 9-like isoform X3, whose product MEGELARSKARLPSLLLTLLGLGPELLFGQARVQPQQVNGVLGGSVLLSPALPPNKTVKEIEWSFSSGAGTTIQVAEFGPGGSFERPDPKDRFKDRLEMFNETALKIRALERGDSGVYGARIKLHPALVEDQSFSLSVYESVPSPRTRSQLLASTLEWCNLTLQCQGAGKGAVNITWKRDSVIWDLTSDRHQLSPDGTTLRLTLPPTAANVTYACTVSNPADQKVVHFDLKAICQSGGGQSSFSKSGYIVLTLILVVVSLGGAFWCWRMNSEKAADPAATPTVPAEESPSDPQYTEIVRRSPPEGNDQGLSHPENNPEQSPPQKAPVTTIYEQIRRAPEDTAEEAPAEPEHRDFPEGL is encoded by the exons ATGGAGGGGGAATTGGCCAGGAGCAAAGCCCGGCTGCCCTCGCTGCTCCTGACGTTGCTCGGCCTCGGGCCAG AGCTCCTCTTCGGCCAAGCCCGGGTGCAGCCCCAGCAGGTGAACGGCGTCCTGGGGGGGTCCGTGCTGCTCTCCCCGGCTCTGCCCCCCAACAAGACGGTGAAGGAGATCGAGTGGAGCTTTTCATCCGGCGCCGGCACCACCATTCAAGTGGCAGAGTTCGGTCCCGGCGGCAGCTTCGAGCGCCCAGACCCCAAGGACCGGTTCAAGGACCGGCTGGAGATGTTCAACGAGACGGCGCTGAAGATCAGGGCCCTGGAGCGGGGCGACAGCGGGGTCTACGGGGCTCGGATTAAACTGCACCCGGCGCTGGTGGAGGATCAGTCCTTCAGCCTCTCCGTCTACG AGTCGGTGCCGAGCCCCCGGACCCGCAGCCAGCTCCTGGCCAGCACGCTGGAGTGGTGCAACCTGACGCTGCAGTGCCAGGGTGCCGGCAAAGGCGCCGTCAACATCACCTGGAAAAGGGACAGCGTCATCTGGGACCTGACCTCCGACCGCCACCAGCTCTCCCCAGACGGGACCACCCTACGGCTGACCCTGCCGCCCACCGCCGCCAACGTCACCTACGCCTGCACGGTCAGCAACCCCGCCGACCAGAAGGTCGTCCACTTCGACCTGAAAGCCATCTGCCAAAGCGGAG GGGGACAGTCGTCCTTCTCGAAGTCAGGGTACATCGTCCTGACCCTCATCCTGGTCGTGGTGAGCTTGGGGGGAGCCTTCTGGTGCTGGCGGATGAATAGCGAGAAGGCGGCAGATCCAG CTGCCACCCCCACGGTGCCCGCCGAGGAGAGCCCCTCCGACCCCCAGTACACCGAGATCGTGCGTCGGAGCCCCCCGGAAGGTAATGACCAG GGCCTCAGTCACCCTGAAAACAACCCGGAGCAGAGCCCGCCGCAGAAAGCACCGGTCACCACCATCTACGAGCAGATCCGCCGGGCGCCAGAGGACACGGCCGAGGAG GCACCCGCAGAGCCGGAGCATCGGGATTTCCCGGAAGGGCTGTAA